A DNA window from Streptomyces sp. B21-083 contains the following coding sequences:
- a CDS encoding DUF4240 domain-containing protein translates to MDETEFWKLVDATREAAEGDPEDQADLLVERLLQLDPDSVLDFARHFEARYNRAYRWDLWGAARVLLDGADDEAFDFFRCWLIGQGREVFEGALHGDPDSLADLLDDFDAEIDGDGEELGYAADEAYEQLTGTVTPDLGIPPASAEPEGTPLALEDEGSLADRYPKLWQRFKGA, encoded by the coding sequence ATGGACGAGACGGAGTTCTGGAAGCTGGTGGACGCGACCCGCGAGGCCGCCGAGGGTGACCCCGAGGATCAGGCCGACCTGCTGGTCGAGCGGTTGCTCCAGCTCGACCCGGACTCGGTGCTCGACTTCGCCCGGCATTTCGAGGCCCGTTACAACCGCGCCTACCGTTGGGACCTGTGGGGCGCCGCCCGGGTGCTGCTCGACGGGGCCGACGACGAGGCCTTCGACTTCTTCCGGTGCTGGCTGATCGGCCAGGGCCGCGAGGTCTTCGAGGGTGCCCTGCACGGCGACCCGGACTCGCTCGCCGATCTCCTGGACGACTTCGACGCGGAGATCGACGGAGACGGGGAGGAGCTGGGTTACGCGGCCGACGAGGCGTACGAACAGCTCACCGGCACCGTCACCCCGGACCTGGGCATTCCGCCCGCGTCCGCCGAACCCGAGGGCACGCCGCTCGCCCTGGAGGACGAAGGGTCGCTCGCCGACCGGTATCCCAAGCTGTGGCAGCGGTTCAAGGGCGCCTGA
- a CDS encoding GNAT family N-acetyltransferase translates to MPPEPQQPHKPYDGHESQEGQKRSAGPGPFVRSARPEDDEALGRLDRATWSTLHAVTPRPRPPYTPFFRENSDAGDHLVAVTGDGRVVGYVRLARPTPLASNAHVLQIQGLAVSDEARGMGVGRLLIRAAMAEGRRRGALRLSLRVLGHNAPARKLYESEGFVVEGVQPREFLLDGEFVDDVLMGRSL, encoded by the coding sequence ATGCCGCCCGAGCCACAGCAACCGCACAAGCCGTACGACGGTCACGAGAGCCAGGAGGGCCAGAAGCGTTCTGCGGGCCCCGGGCCGTTCGTGCGCTCCGCCCGGCCCGAGGACGACGAGGCCCTGGGCAGACTCGACCGCGCCACCTGGTCCACCCTGCACGCCGTCACACCCCGGCCCAGACCGCCGTACACGCCGTTCTTCCGCGAGAACTCCGACGCGGGCGACCACCTGGTCGCCGTGACCGGGGACGGCCGGGTCGTGGGCTATGTCAGGCTCGCCCGGCCCACTCCGCTCGCGTCGAACGCGCACGTCCTGCAGATCCAGGGGCTCGCCGTCTCCGACGAAGCGCGCGGCATGGGCGTCGGACGGCTGCTGATCCGGGCCGCCATGGCCGAGGGCCGCCGCCGGGGCGCCCTGCGCCTCTCGCTGCGCGTCCTCGGGCACAACGCCCCGGCGCGCAAGCTGTACGAGTCGGAGGGCTTCGTCGTCGAGGGCGTACAGCCCAGGGAGTTCCTGCTGGACGGGGAGTTCGTGGACGACGTACTCATGGGCCGGTCGCTGTAG
- the aceE gene encoding pyruvate dehydrogenase (acetyl-transferring), homodimeric type: MTDPKAIQPSELDQLPDRDPEETAEWQASLDAVTKAAGPHRAAYLMRRTLERAEGNGIALPKLLETDYVNTIPTAAEPSVDGDEAMEHRIAAWNRWNAAAMVTRGSKHGVGGHIATFASAAWLYETGFNHFFRGKEGDGSGDQLYIQGHASPGIYARAFLDGRLTEAHLDKFRQESGGNGLPSYPHPRRLPWLWEFPTVSMGLGPLSAIYQARFNRYLTNRSIKDVSASHVWAFLGDGEMDEPESTAALALASREGLDNLTFVINCNLQRLDGPVRANFKIVQELEAQFRGAGWNVVKTLWGTAWDELFQLDTTGALVRRLREVPDAQVQTYQTRDAAYIRADFFGKDPALAEMAKLLSDDKILECFHRSRGGHESRKVYAAYKAALAHKGAPTVILAQTVKGFTLGEGFASKNANHQMKKLTVDEFKQMRDLLELPISDAQFVDGVVPYGHPGADSPEVRYLQERRAALGGPAPARRTQALAPLPAPAEKTFTSFDKGSGSQNVATTMAFVRLVKDLVRDKETGRRWVPIVPDEARTFGMESLFPSLGIYSPKGQTYEPVDRDQLMYYKEAKDGQILNEGITEAGSMADFIAASTSYSTHGEPMIPFYIFYSMFGWQRTADQMWQLGDQLGRGFLVGATAGRTTLTGEGLQHADGHSPVIAATNPAVLSYDPAFAYEVAVIVRDGLRRMYGESAPGEDPNVFYYLTLYNEPIPQPAKPSAPELDDRIVKGLYRFNTAESAGLSPAANAPRIQLLGSGTAIHWTLDAQRLLAEEWGVAADVWSATSWTELRRDALDADAALLRGEERVPYVRQALQGAEGPVLAVSDYMRQVPDQIAQWVEQDYSSLGADGFGLSDTREAARRYFGVDAESIVVAALAQLARRGEVGAAAVKEARGRYGL, from the coding sequence ATGACCGACCCCAAGGCCATCCAGCCGAGCGAGCTCGACCAGCTCCCCGACCGCGACCCCGAGGAGACCGCCGAATGGCAGGCCTCTCTGGACGCGGTCACCAAGGCGGCCGGGCCGCACCGTGCCGCGTATCTGATGCGCCGCACACTGGAGCGCGCCGAAGGCAACGGCATCGCGCTGCCCAAGCTCCTGGAGACGGACTACGTCAACACCATCCCGACCGCCGCCGAGCCCTCGGTGGACGGCGACGAGGCGATGGAGCACCGGATCGCCGCCTGGAACCGCTGGAACGCGGCGGCCATGGTGACCCGGGGCAGCAAACACGGCGTGGGCGGCCACATCGCCACCTTCGCCTCGGCCGCCTGGCTGTACGAGACCGGCTTCAACCACTTCTTCCGAGGCAAGGAGGGCGACGGTTCCGGTGACCAGCTGTACATCCAGGGCCACGCCTCCCCCGGCATCTACGCCCGCGCCTTCCTCGACGGCCGGCTGACCGAGGCGCACCTCGACAAGTTCCGTCAGGAGTCGGGCGGCAACGGCCTCCCGTCCTACCCGCACCCGCGCCGGCTGCCCTGGCTGTGGGAGTTCCCGACGGTGTCGATGGGCCTCGGCCCGCTGTCGGCGATCTACCAGGCACGCTTCAACCGCTACCTCACCAACCGCAGCATCAAGGACGTCTCCGCGTCCCACGTGTGGGCGTTCCTCGGCGACGGCGAGATGGACGAGCCGGAGTCGACGGCCGCCCTCGCGCTCGCCTCCCGCGAGGGCCTGGACAACCTCACCTTCGTCATCAACTGCAACCTCCAGCGCCTCGACGGGCCGGTCCGCGCCAACTTCAAGATCGTGCAGGAACTGGAGGCCCAGTTCCGCGGCGCGGGCTGGAACGTCGTCAAGACGCTCTGGGGCACGGCCTGGGACGAGCTGTTCCAGCTCGACACCACGGGCGCGCTCGTACGCCGCCTGCGCGAGGTACCGGACGCCCAGGTGCAGACGTACCAGACGCGCGACGCCGCCTACATCCGCGCCGACTTCTTCGGCAAGGACCCGGCGCTCGCCGAGATGGCGAAGCTGCTGAGCGACGACAAGATCCTGGAGTGCTTCCACCGCTCGCGCGGCGGGCACGAGTCCCGCAAGGTGTACGCGGCCTACAAGGCGGCGCTCGCGCACAAGGGCGCGCCGACGGTCATCCTGGCCCAGACGGTCAAGGGCTTCACCCTGGGCGAGGGCTTCGCGTCCAAGAACGCCAACCACCAGATGAAGAAGCTGACGGTGGACGAGTTCAAGCAGATGCGTGACCTGCTCGAACTCCCCATCTCCGACGCCCAGTTCGTCGACGGAGTCGTCCCCTACGGCCACCCGGGCGCCGACTCCCCCGAGGTCCGCTACCTCCAGGAGCGCCGCGCGGCCCTCGGCGGCCCGGCCCCGGCCCGCCGCACCCAGGCCCTCGCGCCCCTCCCCGCCCCCGCGGAGAAGACGTTCACGTCGTTCGACAAGGGCTCCGGCTCGCAGAACGTGGCGACGACGATGGCCTTCGTACGCCTGGTCAAGGACCTCGTCCGCGACAAGGAGACGGGCCGCCGCTGGGTGCCGATCGTGCCGGACGAGGCGCGCACCTTCGGTATGGAGTCGCTGTTCCCGTCCCTCGGGATCTACTCCCCCAAGGGCCAGACGTACGAGCCGGTCGACCGTGACCAGCTGATGTACTACAAGGAGGCCAAGGACGGCCAGATCCTCAACGAGGGGATCACCGAGGCCGGTTCCATGGCGGACTTCATCGCCGCGTCGACGTCGTACTCGACGCACGGCGAGCCGATGATCCCCTTCTACATCTTCTACTCCATGTTCGGCTGGCAGCGCACCGCCGACCAGATGTGGCAGCTCGGCGACCAGCTCGGCCGCGGCTTCCTCGTCGGCGCGACGGCCGGCCGTACGACGCTGACCGGCGAGGGCCTCCAGCACGCGGACGGCCACTCCCCGGTGATCGCCGCGACGAACCCGGCCGTGCTGTCGTACGACCCGGCCTTCGCGTACGAGGTCGCGGTGATCGTCCGTGACGGTCTGCGCCGGATGTACGGCGAGTCGGCGCCCGGCGAGGACCCGAACGTCTTCTACTACCTGACCCTCTACAACGAGCCGATCCCGCAGCCGGCGAAGCCGTCGGCGCCGGAGCTCGACGACAGAATCGTCAAGGGGCTGTACCGCTTCAACACGGCCGAGTCGGCGGGGCTTTCGCCGGCCGCCAACGCGCCGCGCATCCAGCTGCTCGGCTCCGGTACGGCGATCCACTGGACGCTGGACGCGCAGCGGCTGCTCGCCGAGGAGTGGGGCGTGGCGGCCGACGTGTGGTCGGCGACGTCCTGGACCGAGCTGCGCCGGGACGCGCTGGACGCGGACGCGGCGTTGCTGCGGGGCGAGGAGCGGGTGCCGTACGTCCGGCAGGCGCTGCAGGGTGCCGAGGGGCCGGTGCTGGCGGTGTCCGACTACATGCGTCAGGTGCCGGACCAGATCGCTCAGTGGGTCGAGCAGGACTACTCGTCGCTGGGCGCGGACGGATTCGGGCTGTCGGACACGAGGGAGGCGGCGCGGCGGTACTTCGGGGTCGACGCGGAGTCGATCGTCGTGGCGGCGTTGGCGCAGTTGGCTCGGCGGGGGGAAGTCGGGGCTGCGGCGGTGAAGGAGGCGCGGGGGCGGTACGGGTTGTAA
- a CDS encoding peptidoglycan recognition protein family protein — protein sequence MGGSRVRRVRVPRAVRVVLVSLPGIAAAVGLVLCAAGDNRTAPRQAHPAATRPATVRPALAHPAAKPHIVPRTAWIGDAEVDQPPPRYDDRVVAVFVHHTDSPNGYDCADAPRLIRYVYVGQTGSRDWDDIGYNFVVDRCGTIYEGRAGGVDRPVTGAHTQGFNHRTAGIAALGTFTAGVPVPKAMTDAIAALTAWKLGLSDTDPRGTARLVSSNSLSRFASGTTITLPALSGHNAAYMTSCPGAALTARLPAIREAAARLQGRH from the coding sequence ATGGGTGGCTCGCGTGTCCGCCGCGTGCGCGTGCCGCGCGCCGTCCGCGTGGTGCTCGTCAGTCTGCCCGGCATCGCCGCCGCCGTCGGACTGGTCCTGTGCGCGGCCGGCGACAACCGCACGGCCCCACGCCAGGCGCACCCCGCCGCGACCCGCCCCGCCACGGTCCGCCCGGCCCTCGCCCACCCCGCCGCCAAGCCGCACATCGTCCCCCGTACCGCCTGGATCGGGGACGCCGAAGTCGATCAGCCACCGCCGCGCTACGACGACCGGGTCGTGGCCGTCTTCGTCCACCACACCGACTCGCCCAACGGCTACGACTGCGCCGACGCGCCCCGCCTCATCCGCTACGTGTACGTGGGCCAGACCGGCTCCCGCGACTGGGACGACATCGGCTACAACTTCGTCGTCGACCGCTGCGGCACCATCTACGAGGGCCGCGCGGGCGGCGTCGACCGCCCCGTCACGGGCGCCCACACCCAGGGCTTCAACCATCGCACCGCCGGCATCGCCGCCCTCGGTACCTTCACGGCGGGCGTGCCAGTGCCGAAGGCCATGACCGACGCGATCGCCGCACTCACCGCCTGGAAACTCGGCCTCTCGGACACCGACCCGCGCGGCACCGCCCGCCTGGTCTCCAGCAACTCCCTCAGCCGCTTCGCCTCCGGCACCACCATCACCCTGCCCGCCCTGTCCGGCCACAACGCCGCCTACATGACGAGCTGCCCCGGCGCCGCCCTCACGGCCCGCCTCCCAGCGATCAGAGAGGCCGCCGCACGTCTGCAGGGGCGCCACTGA
- a CDS encoding MarP family serine protease, translating to MDLLDILLLLVILGYAASGYRRGLVAGCVSLAGFVGGAVIGVWVLPWIMELVTAGTPAATVTAVLTVLVPAVVGHELMGRLALKLRHELDRGPLRVADGVGGAVANAVAVLLVSWVAASVLGASSSPLVTTAIRDSALLGTVQDAMPETTPTWFSRATSALTQAGFPQVFNPFENEPATSVAKPSGDSVTASATNAAKLSTVKIEGVAGTQGREGSGFVFSARHVMTNAHVVAGIDDPTVRVGGVGTAHKATVVLFDPEKDVAVLYVPDLRAPVLRFDDSAKRGDSAVVAGYPQDGDLNLQAATVADKVRARGQNIYNSETVTREIYSIRSTVRPGNSGGPLLTTDGKVFGVVFARSTSDNETGYVLTVDEVREDAERATASTRAVDTGDLVTS from the coding sequence GTGGACCTGCTCGACATCCTGCTGTTGCTGGTGATCCTCGGCTATGCCGCGTCCGGCTACCGGCGCGGCCTCGTGGCGGGCTGTGTCTCCCTGGCAGGGTTCGTGGGCGGCGCCGTCATCGGCGTGTGGGTGCTGCCGTGGATCATGGAGCTGGTGACGGCGGGGACGCCTGCGGCGACGGTGACGGCCGTGCTCACGGTGCTGGTGCCGGCCGTGGTGGGTCATGAGCTGATGGGCAGGCTCGCGCTGAAACTGCGCCACGAGCTGGACCGGGGGCCGCTGCGGGTCGCCGACGGGGTCGGCGGGGCCGTGGCCAACGCGGTCGCCGTGCTGCTGGTGTCCTGGGTGGCCGCCAGCGTCCTGGGCGCGTCCTCGTCACCGCTGGTCACGACGGCGATCCGGGACTCGGCGCTGCTGGGCACGGTGCAGGACGCGATGCCGGAGACCACCCCGACCTGGTTCTCGCGGGCCACGTCCGCGCTCACCCAGGCGGGCTTCCCGCAGGTCTTCAACCCCTTCGAGAACGAACCGGCGACGAGTGTCGCCAAGCCCTCCGGGGACAGTGTCACGGCGAGCGCGACGAACGCGGCCAAGCTGAGCACGGTCAAGATCGAGGGCGTCGCGGGCACCCAGGGCCGTGAGGGCAGCGGTTTCGTGTTCTCGGCCCGGCATGTGATGACCAACGCCCACGTGGTGGCGGGCATCGACGATCCGACCGTCCGGGTCGGCGGTGTCGGGACGGCGCACAAGGCGACGGTGGTGCTCTTCGACCCCGAGAAGGACGTGGCCGTGCTGTACGTCCCGGATCTGCGCGCGCCCGTCCTGCGCTTCGACGACAGCGCGAAGCGGGGCGACTCGGCGGTGGTCGCGGGCTATCCGCAGGACGGCGACCTGAATCTGCAGGCCGCCACGGTCGCCGACAAGGTGCGGGCGAGGGGCCAGAACATCTACAACAGCGAGACGGTGACCCGCGAGATCTACTCGATCCGCTCGACCGTCCGCCCCGGCAACTCCGGCGGCCCGCTCCTCACCACCGACGGCAAGGTGTTCGGCGTGGTCTTCGCCCGCTCCACGTCCGACAACGAGACGGGCTACGTCCTGACGGTGGACGAGGTCCGCGAGGACGCCGAACGGGCGACGGCCTCGACGAGGGCGGTGGACACGGGCGACCTGGTCACGTCCTGA
- a CDS encoding helix-turn-helix transcriptional regulator, protein MRAARLIKMVLLLQSRPSMTAAELAQELEVSERTVTRDAQALSEAGVPVYADRGRAGGYRLIGGYRTRLTGLARGEAEALFLSGVPGALREMGLEDTASAARLKVSAALLPSLRDAPRTAAQRFHLDAPAWFSEPTVPESLPAVADAVWDDRPILARYRRGPGETDVERTLEPYGLVLKAGVWYLCARVTRHDAHAENPAPGDPGAAGPFRVYRVDRFTSVRLSHHVSDHVTAPGERFTRDPGFDLPAFWEERAEQFARSILRTEVVVRLSAEGVRRLGYVVDPVSARDALSAGGEPDEQGRVTVTLAVESAEVAHTQLATLGPEAEVLAPAELRARFARDAQRLGALYSPPHPPPPAA, encoded by the coding sequence ATGCGCGCTGCCCGCCTCATCAAAATGGTGCTGCTGCTCCAGTCCAGGCCCTCCATGACCGCCGCCGAGCTGGCCCAGGAACTGGAAGTCTCCGAGCGCACCGTCACCCGCGACGCCCAGGCACTGTCCGAGGCAGGCGTCCCCGTGTACGCCGACCGGGGGCGGGCCGGCGGATACCGCCTGATCGGCGGGTACCGGACCCGGCTCACCGGCCTGGCCCGCGGCGAGGCGGAGGCGCTGTTCCTGAGCGGAGTGCCGGGCGCCCTGCGCGAGATGGGACTGGAGGACACCGCCTCCGCGGCCCGCCTCAAGGTGTCCGCCGCCCTCCTGCCCTCCCTCCGCGACGCCCCCCGGACAGCCGCCCAGCGGTTCCACCTGGACGCGCCCGCCTGGTTCAGCGAGCCCACCGTCCCCGAGTCGCTGCCCGCTGTCGCGGACGCGGTGTGGGACGACCGTCCGATCCTGGCCCGATACCGGCGCGGCCCCGGCGAGACCGACGTGGAGCGCACGTTGGAGCCGTACGGGCTCGTCCTCAAGGCGGGCGTCTGGTATCTGTGCGCCCGCGTCACCCGGCACGACGCTCACGCGGAGAACCCCGCACCCGGGGACCCCGGGGCCGCTGGGCCCTTCCGGGTCTACCGCGTCGACCGCTTCACCTCCGTCCGGCTCTCCCACCACGTCTCCGACCACGTCACCGCCCCCGGGGAACGCTTCACCCGCGACCCCGGCTTCGACCTGCCCGCGTTCTGGGAGGAGCGGGCGGAGCAGTTCGCGCGGTCGATCCTGCGCACCGAGGTCGTCGTACGGCTCTCGGCGGAGGGGGTACGCAGACTGGGGTACGTCGTCGATCCCGTGTCCGCCCGGGACGCGCTGTCGGCCGGCGGCGAGCCCGACGAGCAGGGCCGGGTCACAGTGACACTCGCCGTGGAGTCGGCGGAGGTCGCCCATACGCAACTGGCGACGCTCGGTCCGGAGGCGGAGGTGCTGGCGCCGGCAGAACTACGGGCACGGTTCGCGCGGGACGCGCAGCGGCTGGGGGCGCTGTACTCCCCTCCCCACCCACCTCCACCAGCCGCGTAG